A part of Desulfomicrobium baculatum DSM 4028 genomic DNA contains:
- a CDS encoding MFS transporter, with translation MKWVVLCAGCLTQMILGGIYAWSEFVPLLTNEYGLTSSQCGLIFGATIAVFTSVMIPAGRFLQRHGARLTATVGAVLFSGGYLAASLSQGNFFLLFLSLSVITGAGIGFGYICPLTVCMQWFPNKKGLVTGVSVAGFGAGAILLSGVAEHLLVTRDMDVMHVFRFVGLGSGAIALCSALLMREPQPDSHIQSHNAPVRPVLDFNLLTSRNFLLLCLGMFCGTFAGLLVVGNLKPIALSLGLGSSTATLAISVFALGNAIGRIGWGQVHDRVGSRLAIFLSLAFLGLSMLLLLLPPVPSLVQAAVLFTGIGFGGCFVVYAASIVDQLGIDLFPRLYPICFLWYGLAALIGPPLGGIVADATGSYGISIAMSALFVLITAPLTWFLFQKKTLVRL, from the coding sequence ATGAAATGGGTTGTTCTTTGCGCAGGATGTCTGACCCAGATGATACTTGGAGGCATTTACGCATGGAGTGAGTTTGTTCCGCTTCTGACAAACGAATATGGTTTAACATCAAGTCAGTGTGGCCTCATTTTTGGTGCCACTATTGCGGTTTTTACCAGTGTCATGATACCCGCAGGGCGTTTTTTGCAGCGTCATGGAGCACGTTTGACAGCGACAGTCGGCGCAGTGCTTTTTTCTGGGGGATATCTGGCGGCATCGTTGTCACAAGGAAACTTCTTCCTGCTGTTCCTGAGTCTCAGTGTGATCACGGGAGCCGGAATCGGATTCGGATACATCTGTCCTCTGACGGTCTGCATGCAATGGTTTCCGAATAAAAAGGGGCTCGTGACCGGAGTCTCGGTTGCTGGCTTCGGGGCAGGCGCCATCCTTCTGAGTGGCGTGGCCGAACATCTTCTCGTGACCCGCGACATGGACGTGATGCATGTTTTTCGCTTTGTCGGCCTTGGCTCTGGCGCAATCGCACTATGCAGCGCCCTGCTGATGCGCGAGCCACAGCCGGACAGCCACATCCAAAGCCACAATGCTCCAGTCAGGCCAGTTCTTGATTTCAACTTGCTGACTTCGCGAAACTTCCTGCTCCTGTGCCTTGGCATGTTTTGCGGAACCTTCGCGGGGCTGCTGGTAGTGGGAAATCTCAAGCCCATTGCCTTATCCTTGGGACTCGGGAGTTCGACCGCCACTCTGGCCATATCGGTCTTCGCCCTGGGTAATGCTATCGGCAGGATAGGCTGGGGACAGGTTCACGATCGTGTCGGTTCGCGTCTGGCCATTTTTCTTTCTCTGGCTTTTTTGGGGTTGAGCATGCTGCTCTTATTGCTGCCCCCTGTGCCCTCGCTGGTGCAAGCCGCCGTGCTGTTCACTGGTATCGGATTTGGCGGTTGCTTTGTCGTTTATGCAGCCTCCATAGTCGATCAGCTTGGGATAGATTTGTTTCCCCGGCTTTATCCCATTTGTTTCCTCTGGTACGGTCTTGCAGCACTTATAGGTCCGCCGCTGGGGGGCATTGTTGCTGATGCGACCGGATCGTATGGAATATCCATTGCGATGAGTGCGTTGTTCGTCTTGATCACAGCGCCGCTGACGTGGTTCTTGTTCCAAAAGAAAACGCTTGTAAGGTTATGA
- a CDS encoding winged helix-turn-helix transcriptional regulator: MPITPPPSSWTFLTNHTHVLFCLSRDPGMRMKDIASEVGITERAVQHIVADLRAAGYLIGSREGRRVTYTILRDQRLRHPLESGCCIGDVLEVLERFTEASR; this comes from the coding sequence ATGCCCATCACACCTCCGCCGTCCTCATGGACTTTTTTGACCAATCACACACATGTCCTGTTCTGTCTGTCCCGGGATCCGGGCATGCGCATGAAGGACATTGCCAGCGAGGTCGGCATCACGGAGCGTGCCGTCCAGCACATCGTTGCAGACTTGCGTGCCGCCGGTTACCTGATCGGGTCGCGCGAAGGCCGACGGGTCACGTATACCATCCTGCGCGACCAGCGTCTGCGCCATCCTTTGGAGAGCGGCTGTTGCATTGGCGACGTCCTTGAGGTTTTGGAACGCTTTACGGAAGCTTCAAGATGA
- a CDS encoding fused MFS/spermidine synthase — MRHAFDFLVYSVAFLSGGVLLGLEIVASRILAPYFGNSVYVWGSLISVFLLALSIGYWLGGGLADRRPSLVVLAKILSSAAVCILILPLVYLPVGRYVADLGLEFRFSVLLISVLFFLVPSVLMGMVSPFVIKLSATGLDEIGRTAGRVYAISTLGSISGAIAVSFFFIQWLGTRAIVVVLGLILLFLAVICMAYERKFRDSI, encoded by the coding sequence ATGCGACATGCCTTCGATTTCCTCGTCTACAGCGTGGCTTTTCTGTCCGGCGGGGTACTGCTTGGGCTGGAAATTGTAGCCAGTCGGATACTGGCCCCGTATTTCGGCAATTCTGTCTATGTCTGGGGAAGCCTGATCAGCGTCTTTCTGTTGGCCCTCAGTATCGGCTACTGGCTCGGAGGGGGACTGGCCGACAGACGCCCGAGTCTGGTGGTACTGGCCAAGATACTGTCCTCTGCCGCGGTCTGCATTCTGATTCTTCCGCTCGTCTATCTGCCGGTCGGTAGGTATGTCGCGGATCTGGGGCTTGAATTTCGGTTTTCCGTACTCCTGATCAGCGTGCTGTTCTTTTTGGTGCCGTCGGTGCTCATGGGCATGGTTTCGCCTTTTGTGATCAAATTGAGCGCTACTGGGCTGGACGAAATAGGCCGAACGGCTGGTCGGGTGTATGCAATTTCGACTTTGGGAAGCATTTCCGGAGCCATCGCTGTTTCATTTTTTTTCATTCAATGGCTTGGAACTCGTGCCATAGTCGTTGTTCTTGGTCTTATTCTCTTGTTTCTCGCCGTAATCTGTATGGCTTATGAAAGAAAATTTCGTGATTCAATATAA
- a CDS encoding DUF3427 domain-containing protein, with protein MQHPAPGIYDALLDELLRESLNRHPELRTIFGKIDQEEIPSRYASFVARVLEQALREESDPQRRLALCNEILAQVASQPGKEHLRKHCLVPELKPLLLEITPPNFGQPGIPRPHTSLSESSLFTGSPQEPQLAHELNEEMRSADGVDILLSFIKWSGLRLLMASFEDLRARRIPVRVITTSYMGASDARAVEWLAALPNVQVRVSYDTERTRLHAKAYHFLRHTGFSTAYIGSANMSHAAITSGLEWNLKITAQDMGHILEKFSIEFETYWNSREFIPFDPQNPAPFRTAIARARNPQSDAPAIFFDLCPHPFQERILEALHRERSLHDRWKNLVIAATGTGKTVITAFDFKRFYEENGRQAKLLFVAHRQEILQQALATFRQVLRDQNFGELQVGAHEAGRMEHLFCSINMLSTRRLWELVGPSFYDYIVIDEAHHGVANSYRPIFDHFESQVLLGLTATPERMDGGNVAADFGNRFAAEIRLPEALEEKLLCPFHYFGVSDPIAINGDQFWNNGRYNESALENVYVLGQVRAQQRVETIISALHRYEPELHTLKGIGFCVTIRHAQFMADQLSLRGLPSAAFVSGLDGHACADLLSKLKNGALTFLFTVDKLSEGVDVPEVNTILFLRPTESLTVFLQQLGRGLRHAPEKDCLTVLDFVGQAHRRFRADSKFKALLPRHRFAIDKEVELDFPHLPAGCSIQLDRLSREYVLENIRENLRRLAVQVPERLQSFTHETDQDLTFGNFIRYHDYEPEVLLARETWSGWKAKAQLGPIPTDPDLNRLKKALIRAAFISGPHEAALYRQILSKIREENINEAVSLAGDSAFLIYYRIWGDRGDKADIASLEEAFSRLAANPTICADLDEILAWSQEASNAAGQSMQLPYACPLELHAFYGIKEIQAALGKANLESAGKAGVGVLHFAEIKTYALLVTFQKTEKEFSPSTMYADYPISRELLHWESQSNTAQHHTDGQNLIHHKVRGYTILIFARGQKKRNGATAPFTCLGPVQLIKFESDRPIKMTWRLDYPMPVEMFEDNRKGG; from the coding sequence ATGCAACACCCGGCGCCAGGCATCTACGACGCGCTTCTTGATGAACTGCTGCGCGAATCGTTGAATCGGCATCCGGAACTGCGAACGATCTTCGGCAAGATCGATCAGGAAGAGATACCAAGTCGTTATGCCTCCTTTGTGGCCAGAGTGCTGGAGCAGGCTCTGCGCGAAGAATCGGACCCTCAACGACGGCTGGCCTTATGCAATGAAATCCTCGCGCAGGTCGCCAGCCAACCGGGCAAGGAGCATCTGCGGAAGCATTGCCTCGTTCCGGAACTAAAACCTCTTCTTCTTGAAATTACCCCGCCCAACTTTGGCCAACCCGGCATTCCCCGCCCGCATACGTCCCTCTCGGAAAGCAGTCTTTTTACAGGCTCACCCCAGGAACCGCAGCTTGCCCATGAACTCAATGAGGAAATGCGCTCGGCAGATGGCGTGGATATTCTGCTCTCGTTCATCAAGTGGTCCGGGCTTCGCCTCTTGATGGCCTCGTTTGAGGATTTGCGTGCACGGCGCATTCCGGTTCGCGTGATCACCACGTCATATATGGGGGCGTCAGATGCCCGGGCGGTGGAATGGCTTGCAGCTCTCCCAAACGTGCAGGTGCGCGTTTCCTACGATACGGAGCGCACCAGACTGCACGCAAAGGCATATCACTTCCTGCGACATACCGGATTTTCAACGGCCTACATCGGTTCGGCCAACATGTCACATGCCGCCATCACCAGCGGCCTGGAGTGGAATCTCAAGATTACCGCTCAAGACATGGGTCATATCCTGGAAAAATTCTCGATCGAGTTTGAGACGTACTGGAATAGCCGCGAGTTCATTCCCTTCGACCCGCAGAACCCGGCACCATTTCGCACAGCCATTGCGCGGGCGAGAAACCCGCAGAGTGATGCTCCGGCAATCTTTTTCGATCTTTGCCCCCATCCTTTCCAGGAACGCATCCTTGAGGCGTTGCACAGGGAGCGATCTCTTCACGACCGGTGGAAGAATCTCGTGATTGCCGCCACGGGCACAGGCAAAACGGTGATCACCGCGTTCGACTTCAAGCGGTTTTATGAAGAAAACGGCCGCCAAGCGAAACTACTCTTCGTGGCTCACCGGCAGGAAATCCTGCAGCAGGCCCTGGCAACGTTCCGTCAGGTCTTGCGAGACCAGAATTTCGGAGAATTGCAGGTCGGTGCCCATGAGGCAGGCCGTATGGAGCATCTGTTCTGCTCCATCAACATGCTCTCAACACGACGACTATGGGAACTCGTTGGCCCAAGTTTTTACGACTATATCGTCATAGACGAAGCCCACCACGGTGTCGCCAACAGTTACAGACCGATATTCGACCACTTCGAATCACAGGTTCTGCTCGGTCTTACTGCAACCCCGGAACGCATGGATGGCGGCAACGTGGCGGCAGATTTTGGCAATCGCTTTGCTGCAGAAATCCGCCTTCCCGAGGCCTTGGAAGAAAAACTTCTCTGCCCTTTCCATTATTTCGGCGTTTCCGATCCAATTGCCATCAATGGCGACCAGTTCTGGAACAATGGCCGTTACAATGAATCCGCACTTGAAAATGTCTACGTCCTGGGTCAGGTCCGCGCCCAGCAACGCGTGGAAACGATCATATCCGCCCTGCATCGCTATGAACCCGAATTGCACACCCTCAAAGGAATCGGGTTCTGTGTGACGATTCGGCATGCGCAGTTCATGGCCGACCAACTCAGTCTGCGCGGCCTGCCTTCCGCAGCCTTTGTCTCCGGCCTGGATGGACACGCATGTGCTGACCTTTTGAGCAAACTGAAAAATGGCGCGCTCACGTTCCTGTTCACGGTAGACAAACTCAGCGAAGGCGTGGACGTGCCCGAGGTCAATACGATCCTCTTTTTGCGTCCGACCGAGAGCCTGACCGTCTTTCTTCAGCAGCTCGGACGCGGGCTGCGCCACGCCCCGGAAAAAGACTGCCTAACGGTCCTCGATTTTGTCGGCCAAGCGCACCGCCGGTTCCGCGCGGACAGCAAATTCAAGGCTCTCCTTCCAAGGCATCGTTTTGCCATCGACAAGGAAGTGGAACTCGATTTCCCGCATCTACCGGCTGGCTGCTCAATCCAGCTTGACCGGCTTTCGAGGGAATACGTTCTGGAAAACATCCGGGAGAACCTGAGGCGCCTTGCCGTTCAAGTGCCCGAGCGGCTGCAGTCTTTCACTCACGAGACGGATCAGGACCTGACCTTCGGCAACTTCATCCGATACCACGACTACGAACCGGAGGTGCTGCTGGCCAGGGAAACATGGAGCGGCTGGAAGGCAAAAGCACAACTGGGGCCGATCCCCACCGATCCCGATTTGAACAGGTTGAAGAAGGCGTTGATTCGCGCAGCATTCATCAGCGGCCCTCATGAAGCCGCGCTCTATCGCCAGATTCTCAGCAAGATCAGGGAGGAAAATATTAATGAGGCCGTATCTCTGGCCGGTGATTCGGCCTTCCTTATTTACTATCGTATCTGGGGCGACAGAGGGGATAAAGCTGACATTGCGTCACTTGAGGAGGCCTTCTCGCGATTGGCGGCAAACCCGACGATCTGCGCGGATCTGGATGAGATATTGGCATGGTCGCAGGAAGCCAGCAATGCAGCAGGCCAAAGCATGCAGCTTCCCTACGCCTGCCCACTGGAATTGCATGCCTTTTACGGCATCAAGGAGATCCAAGCGGCCCTCGGCAAGGCGAATTTGGAATCAGCCGGTAAGGCCGGCGTAGGCGTGCTACATTTTGCGGAAATCAAAACCTACGCCCTGCTTGTGACCTTCCAAAAAACAGAAAAAGAGTTTTCACCAAGCACCATGTACGCAGACTACCCGATCAGTCGTGAGCTGCTGCATTGGGAGTCCCAGTCCAACACCGCTCAGCATCACACTGACGGCCAGAACCTGATCCACCACAAGGTCCGAGGGTACACGATTCTCATCTTTGCCCGCGGACAGAAAAAAAGAAACGGTGCCACCGCCCCTTTCACGTGTCTGGGGCCGGTGCAGCTGATCAAATTCGAGAGTGACAGACCGATCAAGATGACGTGGAGATTGGACTATCCGATGCCTGTCGAAATGTTCGAAGATAACAGAAAAGGCGGCTAA
- a CDS encoding universal stress protein yields MTTKIHPFPIFLRSIHDQAEEWAKTTLDSAGFEVTDAFIPGDAESIIAQYVRDQEIDMLIMGAYSHSPLRNLFFGSKTSDLLRSAKIPTLLMR; encoded by the coding sequence ATGACAACCAAAATCCACCCGTTCCCCATTTTTTTGCGGTCTATACACGACCAAGCTGAAGAATGGGCCAAGACGACACTGGATTCGGCAGGATTCGAGGTGACCGACGCTTTTATCCCCGGCGATGCGGAGAGCATCATCGCCCAATACGTGCGTGATCAGGAAATCGATATGCTGATCATGGGCGCATACAGCCATTCCCCACTGCGCAACCTGTTCTTCGGGAGCAAGACATCAGACCTGCTGCGCTCCGCAAAAATCCCGACCCTGCTTATGCGTTAG
- a CDS encoding hemolysin family protein: protein MNIALLAALIILNGVFAMSEIALVTARKSRLQRLAEDGDKSAVVAMRLAEDPTQFLSTVQIGITVIGIMNGIVGESALAGPLAGMLTQLGLDGKTSSITATTLVVVVITYFSIVVGELVPKRIGQFHAEGIATFMAKPISVLAAMSRPFVFLLSVSTDGLLRLLGKKELNSANLTEEDIHSMLAEGSQVGLIEKQEHEIMRNVFRLDDRQIASLMTPRSEIIYLDIDKSLESSLENLMSSDHSRYPVCHVGLHNTVGIITAKRLLKQRIKGESSNIQDYLQPAIFVPETLTGIKLLEQFRESGVQMVFVIDEYGEILGLITLQDVLEALTGEFKTRDPEDVWGVQREDGSWLLDGLIPIPELKDRLNLKFVPEEHKGRYNTLSGMMMWLIGSVPRTSDAVEWEGWRLEVVDLDGNRADKILASRLADVHEKKIMPT, encoded by the coding sequence ATGAATATTGCGCTATTAGCAGCTCTCATCATACTCAACGGCGTATTCGCCATGTCCGAGATAGCCCTTGTGACGGCACGTAAAAGCCGCCTTCAACGACTGGCTGAAGACGGCGACAAGTCCGCGGTTGTCGCCATGCGCCTGGCGGAAGATCCCACGCAGTTTCTTTCCACTGTCCAAATCGGGATCACCGTCATCGGAATCATGAACGGCATCGTGGGTGAATCCGCGCTGGCCGGCCCTCTTGCCGGCATGCTCACCCAGCTTGGTCTTGATGGAAAAACCAGCTCGATAACTGCAACCACTCTTGTCGTCGTGGTTATCACATACTTTTCGATTGTTGTTGGCGAATTGGTGCCGAAAAGAATTGGCCAGTTTCATGCGGAAGGCATCGCAACATTCATGGCCAAACCGATCTCGGTGCTGGCCGCCATGTCACGCCCGTTTGTCTTCCTGCTCTCCGTTTCCACTGACGGTCTGCTACGACTCCTGGGAAAAAAGGAATTGAACAGCGCCAACCTCACGGAAGAAGATATCCACTCCATGCTGGCCGAAGGATCGCAGGTCGGATTGATCGAAAAGCAAGAGCATGAAATAATGCGCAATGTGTTCCGACTGGATGATCGTCAAATCGCTTCACTGATGACGCCACGCAGCGAGATCATCTATCTCGACATAGACAAGTCACTGGAAAGCAGCCTGGAAAATCTGATGAGCTCCGACCATTCCAGATATCCTGTCTGCCATGTTGGATTGCACAATACTGTTGGGATCATCACCGCAAAGCGATTGCTCAAACAACGAATAAAAGGCGAATCAAGCAACATCCAAGATTACCTGCAACCCGCTATTTTTGTGCCGGAAACCCTTACAGGCATAAAATTGCTGGAACAATTCCGCGAATCCGGCGTTCAAATGGTTTTTGTCATAGACGAATATGGAGAAATATTGGGTCTCATCACACTGCAAGATGTTCTTGAAGCGCTCACAGGCGAGTTCAAAACACGCGATCCAGAGGACGTTTGGGGCGTACAGCGCGAAGACGGCTCATGGCTTCTTGACGGTCTCATTCCCATCCCGGAACTCAAGGATCGACTCAATTTAAAATTCGTTCCCGAAGAGCACAAAGGACGGTACAACACATTGAGCGGCATGATGATGTGGCTTATCGGCAGCGTTCCTCGCACGAGTGATGCGGTCGAGTGGGAAGGATGGAGGCTTGAAGTCGTTGACCTCGATGGCAACCGGGCCGATAAAATTCTGGCCAGCAGACTGGCTGACGTACACGAGAAAAAAATCATGCCCACATGA
- a CDS encoding spermidine synthase: MKKYLTRIFIFLAAIIFSLAIVFLYLLPTSADVIDEKESPYQTIFISEANGIRRMHVGSLLDRSSAMDLKDPFRHVYEYTAMMMLVSGYVDAPKKILVVGLGGGTVTRTLRMIYPDAEITNVEFDPEIVAMARQYFGYAEDAKMKLVVEDARRWLRRTTEQFDMILLDAYHGGYIPFHLTTREFLEIVRERLSQGGVVCANTWVSQALADRESATYHAVFGGFHHYIGKLSTNRIVVAAPGGLPSPEAVRNRLAELEATRKPQRLDLKGMFENHFAPNPTWPDGTKVLTDDYAPVNLLKDGT, from the coding sequence ATGAAGAAATATTTGACGCGAATTTTTATTTTCTTGGCTGCAATAATTTTTTCATTAGCAATAGTTTTTTTGTATCTGCTGCCGACATCTGCTGATGTTATTGATGAGAAGGAATCACCGTATCAGACTATTTTCATCTCAGAGGCTAATGGAATACGTAGAATGCATGTCGGGTCGTTGTTGGATAGATCAAGTGCCATGGATTTGAAAGACCCGTTTCGGCACGTTTATGAGTACACGGCAATGATGATGCTGGTGTCCGGCTATGTGGATGCGCCGAAAAAAATTCTCGTGGTCGGACTTGGCGGCGGAACCGTCACTCGTACCCTCCGGATGATCTACCCCGATGCGGAAATCACGAATGTTGAATTCGACCCCGAGATCGTCGCCATGGCCCGGCAGTATTTCGGGTATGCGGAAGACGCAAAGATGAAGCTTGTGGTGGAGGATGCCCGGCGCTGGCTGCGGAGAACCACAGAGCAGTTCGATATGATTTTACTCGACGCCTATCACGGAGGCTATATTCCTTTTCATCTGACCACGCGCGAGTTTCTGGAGATTGTCCGTGAGCGGCTCTCGCAGGGCGGGGTAGTCTGTGCGAACACCTGGGTCAGTCAGGCCCTTGCCGATCGTGAATCGGCAACGTATCATGCGGTTTTTGGTGGATTTCATCACTATATTGGCAAGTTGTCGACAAATCGAATTGTTGTGGCCGCGCCCGGCGGCCTGCCTTCTCCCGAGGCGGTGCGTAACAGGCTTGCGGAGTTGGAAGCCACGCGCAAGCCGCAGCGTCTCGATTTGAAGGGCATGTTCGAGAACCATTTCGCACCGAATCCGACCTGGCCCGACGGTACGAAGGTTTTGACCGACGATTACGCTCCGGTTAATCTTTTGAAGGATGGTACATAG
- a CDS encoding AI-2E family transporter — MDTKRHNQRSEQVHLEKVTFLMTLVLVSLLFLLLLLPFWGAIFWACIIGLIFSPMYQRLLRMGKPKPNLAALGTLLICFVIGIIPSLFVIISFFREGASLYNRLKSGEFDIADRIDKVQTAFPSIKNFFDRFDLDINSIQAQLSDFALTSSGYIAQNALALGQGTLQFFVALGLMLYMAFFMLRDGDKLVATLVRALPLGNEREYLLFNKFAEVVRATVKGNLLVAAVQGILGGFIFWVLDIHGALLWGVVMTLLSLIPVIGAGLIWGPVAIYLFAIGELSHGVILVAYGAGVIGLADNILRPLLVGRDTKLPDYIVLLSTLGGFSLFGMNGFVLGPLVAALFIAFWEIFIREFNTSKSGNASME, encoded by the coding sequence ATGGATACGAAGCGTCATAATCAAAGATCAGAGCAGGTCCACCTGGAAAAAGTCACATTTCTCATGACGCTTGTGCTTGTGAGTCTGCTCTTTTTGCTCTTGCTCTTGCCTTTTTGGGGAGCGATCTTTTGGGCCTGCATCATCGGTCTGATTTTTTCGCCTATGTACCAACGGCTCCTCAGGATGGGGAAACCAAAACCCAATCTGGCGGCACTGGGGACATTATTGATTTGCTTTGTAATCGGCATCATCCCCTCATTGTTTGTTATCATCTCCTTTTTTCGAGAAGGAGCAAGTCTTTACAACCGTCTCAAAAGCGGAGAATTTGATATTGCAGATCGTATTGATAAAGTTCAAACAGCTTTTCCAAGCATAAAAAACTTTTTCGATCGATTTGATCTGGATATCAATAGCATTCAGGCACAACTTTCTGATTTTGCTCTCACTTCTAGTGGTTATATCGCTCAAAATGCGCTTGCGCTTGGACAGGGAACTTTACAGTTTTTTGTAGCTCTTGGATTGATGCTTTATATGGCTTTTTTCATGCTTCGAGACGGTGACAAACTTGTAGCGACACTTGTTCGTGCCTTACCCTTGGGGAATGAGCGTGAGTATTTGCTTTTTAACAAGTTTGCCGAAGTAGTGCGTGCGACAGTGAAAGGCAATCTGCTTGTTGCAGCCGTTCAGGGAATCTTGGGAGGATTTATTTTCTGGGTACTCGATATTCACGGAGCGTTGTTATGGGGAGTCGTGATGACTCTACTTTCTTTAATACCAGTCATTGGAGCCGGATTGATCTGGGGGCCTGTCGCTATTTACCTGTTCGCTATTGGCGAGTTGTCCCACGGAGTGATCCTGGTAGCATATGGAGCCGGCGTTATCGGATTGGCAGATAATATTCTGCGACCGCTTCTGGTTGGACGCGATACAAAATTGCCTGACTATATCGTTCTGCTTTCGACGCTTGGAGGTTTTTCACTGTTTGGAATGAACGGATTTGTTCTGGGACCCTTGGTGGCTGCACTTTTCATTGCATTTTGGGAAATTTTTATTCGGGAATTCAACACTTCAAAATCCGGCAATGCCAGCATGGAATAA
- a CDS encoding tellurite resistance TerB family protein, with product MSILNLLDQMLQSGQGALQNAGNRGHAPAQGNPLGALLTGAGGGALAAGTIGVLMGSKKARKIGGSALKYGGLAALGLVAYKAFNTWQQNNSSAVQIPQPRTVDRIPAAEAEFHGKAVLRAIIAAAKADGHIDDRERQLIDQSIAQLTDDRELQFWVDQELRKPMDPAEIATSATTPEIAAEMYLASLLMVDEENFMERAYLDELARQLKFDPSFKLELERQARQAQG from the coding sequence ATGAGTATTTTGAATCTTCTTGATCAAATGTTGCAGTCAGGTCAGGGAGCATTGCAAAACGCTGGAAATCGCGGGCATGCTCCAGCGCAGGGAAATCCTTTGGGTGCCCTGCTCACGGGAGCGGGAGGCGGCGCTTTGGCTGCCGGTACAATCGGGGTGCTCATGGGCAGCAAAAAGGCGCGAAAGATCGGAGGTTCGGCGTTAAAATACGGCGGTCTCGCAGCGCTCGGCCTGGTGGCCTACAAGGCTTTCAACACGTGGCAGCAGAACAACTCATCCGCAGTTCAGATACCGCAGCCCCGGACGGTTGACAGGATTCCAGCTGCCGAAGCCGAATTTCATGGAAAGGCGGTTCTTCGGGCGATTATCGCGGCTGCGAAGGCGGATGGTCACATTGACGATCGTGAACGGCAATTGATCGACCAGAGTATCGCGCAGTTAACCGATGACCGGGAACTGCAGTTTTGGGTTGACCAGGAGCTGCGCAAGCCCATGGATCCCGCTGAAATCGCGACTTCCGCCACAACTCCAGAGATTGCCGCTGAAATGTATTTGGCCAGCCTGCTGATGGTGGACGAGGAAAATTTCATGGAGCGTGCTTACCTGGACGAGCTGGCTCGCCAGCTGAAGTTTGATCCGTCCTTTAAGCTGGAGCTGGAGCGTCAAGCCAGGCAAGCACAAGGTTGA
- a CDS encoding class I SAM-dependent methyltransferase, which yields MDNPKLATQLMAKTYADKGDPDGWFEEFYAQADGEIKKVYWADLEPNPLLLDWVDSHPRQSGRRAIVVGCGLGDDAEALRERGYAVVAFDISPSAIDMCRRRYPDSSVDYLVADLFDHPVHWLRGFDLVYECNTIQILSGPNRARALSAIAELVAPGGEIVVSCRSREIGDHSQTFPIALDRSEIDGFVRANLVEKYFLAYDDNQNPPVPHFFAVYTRPS from the coding sequence TTGGACAACCCCAAGCTCGCAACGCAGTTGATGGCCAAAACATACGCCGACAAGGGCGACCCGGACGGCTGGTTCGAGGAGTTCTACGCGCAGGCCGACGGCGAGATCAAAAAGGTCTACTGGGCAGACCTTGAGCCCAATCCCCTGCTTCTTGACTGGGTCGACAGCCATCCCCGGCAGTCCGGCCGCCGCGCGATCGTGGTCGGCTGCGGTCTGGGCGACGACGCCGAGGCGCTGCGGGAGCGCGGCTACGCGGTTGTGGCTTTTGACATCTCGCCCTCGGCCATCGACATGTGCCGCAGGCGCTACCCCGACAGTTCCGTGGACTACCTCGTCGCCGACCTGTTCGACCATCCCGTCCACTGGCTGCGCGGTTTCGACCTCGTGTACGAATGCAACACCATCCAGATCCTCTCCGGCCCAAACCGCGCCAGAGCACTGAGCGCCATCGCGGAACTGGTCGCGCCGGGAGGAGAAATCGTGGTGTCGTGCCGTAGCCGGGAGATTGGAGACCACTCGCAGACATTCCCCATTGCCCTGGACCGGAGCGAAATCGACGGCTTCGTGCGGGCCAATCTCGTCGAGAAATATTTTCTCGCCTACGATGACAACCAAAATCCACCCGTTCCCCATTTTTTTGCGGTCTATACACGACCAAGCTGA
- a CDS encoding PIN domain-containing protein, which translates to MRTNYVLIDYENVHVDALAGLDAEHFKILLFVGASQTKLPFVLAAAIQKMGTRAEYVKISGNGSNALDFHIAFYVGQLAAQDQTAYFHVISKDTGFDPLIQHLRSNKISVARSSSIADIPLLKASNAKSASEKIEVIVSNIKQRGAAKPRTIKTLSSTISALFQKQLADEELTSLLAEMQSKGWILINENKVSYALP; encoded by the coding sequence TTGCGCACGAACTATGTCCTCATCGACTACGAAAACGTCCACGTCGACGCGCTGGCCGGACTGGATGCCGAGCACTTCAAGATTCTCCTGTTTGTCGGGGCGAGCCAGACGAAGCTGCCCTTCGTCCTCGCGGCCGCGATCCAGAAGATGGGCACGCGGGCCGAGTACGTAAAGATTTCCGGCAACGGATCCAATGCCCTGGATTTCCATATCGCCTTCTATGTCGGCCAGTTGGCCGCCCAGGATCAGACAGCCTACTTCCACGTTATTTCCAAGGACACGGGCTTTGACCCGCTGATCCAGCATCTTCGAAGCAACAAGATTTCGGTCGCACGTTCCAGTTCCATTGCCGACATTCCCCTGCTCAAGGCCTCCAACGCCAAATCCGCTTCAGAGAAGATCGAGGTGATTGTCTCCAACATCAAGCAGCGTGGAGCGGCCAAGCCGCGCACCATCAAGACGCTCTCCAGCACCATCAGCGCCCTGTTCCAGAAGCAGCTCGCCGATGAGGAGCTCACGTCGCTCTTGGCCGAAATGCAGAGCAAAGGCTGGATCCTCATCAATGAGAACAAGGTGTCTTACGCCCTGCCCTGA